The DNA window gcaaagccacgtcgggctatctgctgtgtccaccgaggggaattgagcctttgattttagtattgtaaatccgaagacttaccgctgtcccagcgggggaacTATGCACGTGCGTCTAGTAAATGCATTTAGGTAAGTGTTACTTTGTTCTTCCATTAATACTAGTTTCGTTAACAGTAATGATGTGATGAatattttttgcagtttttcttaATATTCATCGTGTACTTTTGTTAATGAGGTTTACTTGGCCTTTTAGATAAGACCAACTTCACTTTTCTAAGATGGACGAATACCAATTGGtgttattgggattacggccaaAAACGTCGCTAAAGGAGAGGATACCCAAAAGCCGAATCAATGCATTCTAATAATCGCACGTAAGAACTATGTTGTGCGTTtgcaatatttattgttattttaatttttagttctaATCTGTATGGATTGTTTGCTACGATCCAAAGTTAATgacaaataaagatttaaaataggcaaatgtaaaaaaaaacaacaacaacaacaacaacaaatatttaaataaaacgcCACGCAGTAAAATTTTAACCAGATTTATTTAACACACTTAAACACCTTACATATATAATAACATCAACTGCTCAGTTGGTTTAGCTCTGTTACTTTATGTTTCGGTTATTACACAATTATATCAGTGTTTTAACACGTACATAGAGTTTTTGAATATCAAACAGTTTCTTATTTAAACAGCATTTctgaagttaaataatttatttttctatatccgtaaaatattgtaatgtacaGTTCTTTTGCCACACTTagaataacataataaatgttacaaaagtgGTGATAAAAATGATACtttgaaatgtttagaaatacaaactCTGGaatgacgtgttttttttttttttgtatcccTGTCAATAAAAGCTATTGTGGCAGTTGTATAtgatatttcatatatattttatgtacactTTTCatagtaaacaaattattaaaagctGTACAAAATATGGAAGAATGTAATTGTATTTTAGACGGTTACAACGGTTACATGCTGATAAAAGTGCAAAGGATGAAACAGCCAATCAGAGTGGAGAACACATCATATGACGATCGGACAGAGAGGAGATTGCTTCACTTTTGGCACAAATTAACCACACGTGGAACATCACAACTGGTCATTATCGTTATCTTGACATTCAAAGTTATTCTTTTCTGTCGGACGTTGGTCACCGAGCTCCGTCTGTTTACGATTACAGAGCATCAATTTTCGTAAGTTTGCCACTTCGGACGCTAATTTCTGGAGTTCGCCGCGAAGCATAGAGTTTTCAGCCTGCAACAAGTTGCGTTCATGTGGCGGCGCTTTGTGAGAAGACCTTGGCTGGGATCGGTGTTTTCTGTCAGTAGAAGCGAGACTAACTGAGGAGGGACTGCCAGTGCTGTCTCCGTCGGAGGAGACCGAGGAGGCGTCTTCTCGGACGCTACTGCTGTCCTGCCTGCTGCTCCGGCCACTGTCCGTTGGGCTGGGTGTGTTCTGGCGGCTATCTCGTTCACCGAGATGTATCTTGTGCCGCAACTTGAGGGGTAAGGAGAAGTGAGGACTGGATTGCCCACTTGCACTTGTTTGAGGACTGTCTTCTGTCGATGACCACGAGCTCGAAGATCCCGTGAACTCCTGGTCGACAGGGGAACACCTTGCTGCTGGAGGACCATTAAACAGTGCTTGTTCGAGCGTTTGACACCTGCCAATTTTCATCCCGGTATTCGTGCTCGGTTGAAGAGATGAGAGACTGATGTCGCTGTTGGTTGAGTAGTCACTATCACTATTACTGACCATCATCACCGGCACCTGCCTCGCTTGGATCGCCGTGGATGAGTGGGGACAGAGCTGACCACTAGCTGACATAAGAGAAGAGGTTGAACTGGATGTACTTTGAACGTGAGTGTAGAGAGAGGTGTTGTTGCCTATTGTAGGGCAAATACTCGGGATTATATTGGACACTAGGTTGGAACGTCGCCCATGTTGGTCTGGACACACAGAGGGATGGGGCAGTTGAACTTGATCTGGACTGACCATGGGCTGCGATGAAATATCATACTTGTCTCTGATAGCTCCCAACTCAGCTCTGAGGATGGCATTCTCTTTGGTCAGCTCCAAGACTTTGGTTTCCAGTACCAGGTCATTCAGTCTACGTTTTTGACGTGACCTTTTTGCTGCTTCATTATTCCTTCGTCGTCTATCCCAGTAATTGTAGTCTTTCTTGAAGTCTGGGATGAACTCGCGTTGCTTTCTCATTGGGAATATGTCTTGAGGCTTCAGATGAGCTGTTAAGTCTACCGGTCCATTCAGCTGCTGTGTCCAGGGGTCATTTTGACTAGAGAAATTGCCAGGAGAAGAATCAGGGACGGTACCAGGGGGTGGTTCTCCCTGAAGAAGGGGTGGGGGTGGCTCCTGGAGACGAGGTTGTTTGGATAAAGGTTCGTTCTCTGTCAGCATCATAATGGTATCAAAACCTAatctagaaagaagaaaaaaaatattagcagagaaatgaaataaaacagttcaCTTTATGAACACTTCGTAAACAGTTTTCATCTCAAAACATTTCAACTTGTTCTACTCTATGGTTCCCCCCCCCCAATCCTCTAAACACAAGTAGCTCAGCGATAAGACTTATAACTGTAAAAATCGAggttcgatactcatggtggacagagatccaatcgtatagctttgtgctaaaaacacTTTGCAACAGTAGCTATGACGTTCTTATTGATTTcgttttttcttataatttctaACATATAAGGGTTAAATTAGCCGTCCCAAACTTATAGAAGTACAggcaaaaactaatatattaataacgTGTGTTTGtaggttttcttatagcaaagccacatcgggttatctgctgagcccaccgaggataATCGAACCGTTGGTTTTCGAGTTGTAAATCCAagaacataccgctgtaccagcgaggggcaTGTTAATTGCACcctttgaaatgaaaaaaatgtgatATCAGTCTTTGCCAGTGAGTGACTTACGattttactaataattaactTCTGAACAATTCAGTTTTGATAACTGGCATTGTAAACAAAAGAGTCCTGAAATAACCTTTCTCCAGAATAAAACGAAATCATTGTTCGATCCATGGTTTTCCACTACGAATTACGAATCTATCAAATACGTTTCAAAGCGACTATTGAATATCATCGAATTACGTCAACGCTTGTGATCTTAACCCACGTGTAGGATCAACTTGTCAAACTTCAACCTGTAAGGTATCCTGCCACTTAAGGAAATAAACCGTTCTACGCGCAGTTGATTCAAAACGTTGACGTACGTACCCCCTCCGTTCCCTACGCTCATCGAAGTGTTCGAACAGGCATGGCGCACGCTGCACGGAGTAGGCGACACGAAGAAACAGCGAGAGTACGGTCGAAGAGAAAGACACGTGAGTCGCATTTCACGCGTCGTGAACCGAACGAACGCGGTGTTGTTTTCAGATTTCGAAATGTGTCAGGTATGCATAATTGGGAGAGGATATAATAagttattatcaaaataataagcAGCCACAAACGTAATTATATAAGATTATGTATACATAAATGGATGCTTCGACTATACCTGAAAAACTGTAAACCACAAGTAACTTCGGGCATCAGAGGCTCAGAAGAAATAGCTGAGTAAAACTGGGTTCAGAAACTCGGACAAACTGATATAAACAGAGGCTCTTTCACATCTAACCCTAACTTTAAGTGACTTGTCTGACTCGTATGGTAAGTAACGCGACCTAGATTTGGGAACTCAACGCTTCCGCACAGAAAGTAATTCAATGACGTTGGAAAAGTCCTGAGAAAAACAGGTCAGGGGTAAAAAAAAATGATGTCAAGGCAAGCAAAACGTGTTAAAATTCTCTCCCACTGTCTGATGACCGCTAGGCAAAGTTATAGGAACTAGAATAGGTTTtggttttgtgttgttttcattattctaAATCTTGTTGTTTGAACCGCCTTCACTTAACGACAGACTGATATTATTAGGACGAAAATACAGATATGTAATGTTATGTAATGGCGTCCCTTAAgttgagggtttgtttgtttgtttttaatctcgcgcaaagctacacgagggctatctgcgctcaacttttgggctactcttttaccaacaaatagtgggagtgatggacacattataacgcccccacggctgaaagggcgagtatgtttggtgcaacggggattcgaacccgcgaccttcagattacgagtcgcacgccttaatccacttggccatgccgcccccctccctaatttagtagtgtaaaactagaggaaaggcagctagtcatcaccacccaccgccaacttttgggctactcttttacgaacgaatagcgggattgaccgtcctttataacgtccccacggctgctggggcgagcatgtttggtgtgatggagattcgaacttgcgaccttaggattacgagtccaacgccttaacctacctggccatgccgggcttaagtTGAGGGACGAAGATACTTATTTACTAACTTTTAagaatgtagaaaatattaaccaagtaaaacatgtaataaaatataaaagcttTAATAACCATGAAGTTTCAAATTCGTTTTATTTCAGCATATGGTAATCTGAATTAGTTTTTatatgttcgtttgtttgaagttaaacacaaagctacataatggactatctgtgctctgcccatcacaagtatcgaaactaaGTTTCTTGCATTGTAAGACCAATatattctgctgtgccactaggggcagtATAGGTATGTGtttaatgttaaaagaaatattatttctagttttattatttttttaatattgtccTAAATCTACACAACACAGAAGTTATATGAAAGGACCCGTTATAAACTGGTTCTAGATATGTTATGATAAATCTGTTTATCAAACAGGCGTCGCGCTGAAACAGAAACTACCTGTCTGATTGGTCTTCAGGTTATGTTCTCTCGGAGTAAAGGTTCTTCAGGTAATTAGTGTCTGACttctacgtatatatatatatatatatatactactcaCAGCTGACgaatgtatgtgtatatgtatatttacaaagGTCTTTGTGTCACAGCTCTTACTTAGGATTGAATACAGTTAAAATTAAGACCTGgtgaaattatttgtataattatatattctaCCAGGTTTAGGCTTATGACAttctgttttgtattgttttacagATTTTAGGTTTATGACGTTGTTTTCGCAGCGTTTTACAACTTTTAAGCTTGAAtcatttcattttgtattatcaCACTAAATATCCGCTTCGTTCGAAACGCTCGATTATTGCTACAATAGAACAATGTGCCCATGTACGTgacaagaaattatttaatataatatttcctTACCTGCCAAACAGTGGAAAGCTTCGGTGAAAAGACGCAGTTCGTAATTAATCAGTCGAGTTGTGTAGTTAATGTTAAAACACTGAAATCCACACCGATTAGTGCACTAAAACGTCTATGTGGTTGGACGAAACGATAAATACAAGATTCAATACAACTTCGACAAAACTGGCACGAAAATAAAAAGAGGGGAAAACCCACCGAAAATTTGGCGAACAACTACAAGTACCCCTTGCGATGACGAGGGGAGACGAGACTGTTATGAGTACAACAG is part of the Tachypleus tridentatus isolate NWPU-2018 chromosome 4, ASM421037v1, whole genome shotgun sequence genome and encodes:
- the LOC143248676 gene encoding uncharacterized protein LOC143248676 isoform X2, with the translated sequence MPEVTCGLQFFRLGFDTIMMLTENEPLSKQPRLQEPPPPLLQGEPPPGTVPDSSPGNFSSQNDPWTQQLNGPVDLTAHLKPQDIFPMRKQREFIPDFKKDYNYWDRRRRNNEAAKRSRQKRRLNDLVLETKVLELTKENAILRAELGAIRDKYDISSQPMVSPDQVQLPHPSVCPDQHGRRSNLVSNIIPSICPTIGNNTSLYTHVQSTSSSTSSLMSASGQLCPHSSTAIQARQVPVMMVSNSDSDYSTNSDISLSSLQPSTNTGMKIGRCQTLEQALFNGPPAARCSPVDQEFTGSSSSWSSTEDSPQTSASGQSSPHFSLPLKLRHKIHLGERDSRQNTPSPTDSGRSSRQDSSSVREDASSVSSDGDSTGSPSSVSLASTDRKHRSQPRSSHKAPPHERNLLQAENSMLRGELQKLASEVANLRKLMLCNRKQTELGDQRPTEKNNFECQDNDNDQL
- the LOC143248676 gene encoding uncharacterized protein LOC143248676 isoform X4; the encoded protein is MMLTENEPLSKQPRLQEPPPPLLQGEPPPGTVPDSSPGNFSSQNDPWTQQLNGPVDLTAHLKPQDIFPMRKQREFIPDFKKDYNYWDRRRRNNEAAKRSRQKRRLNDLVLETKVLELTKENAILRAELGAIRDKYDISSQPMVSPDQVQLPHPSVCPDQHGRRSNLVSNIIPSICPTIGNNTSLYTHVQSTSSSTSSLMSASGQLCPHSSTAIQARQVPVMMVSNSDSDYSTNSDISLSSLQPSTNTGMKIGRCQTLEQALFNGPPAARCSPVDQEFTGSSSSWSSTEDSPQTSASGQSSPHFSLPLKLRHKIHLGERDSRQNTPSPTDSGRSSRQDSSSVREDASSVSSDGDSTGSPSSVSLASTDRKHRSQPRSSHKAPPHERNLLQAENSMLRGELQKLASEVANLRKLMLCNRKQTELGDQRPTEKNNFECQDNDNDQL
- the LOC143248676 gene encoding uncharacterized protein LOC143248676 isoform X3, yielding MYRLGFDTIMMLTENEPLSKQPRLQEPPPPLLQGEPPPGTVPDSSPGNFSSQNDPWTQQLNGPVDLTAHLKPQDIFPMRKQREFIPDFKKDYNYWDRRRRNNEAAKRSRQKRRLNDLVLETKVLELTKENAILRAELGAIRDKYDISSQPMVSPDQVQLPHPSVCPDQHGRRSNLVSNIIPSICPTIGNNTSLYTHVQSTSSSTSSLMSASGQLCPHSSTAIQARQVPVMMVSNSDSDYSTNSDISLSSLQPSTNTGMKIGRCQTLEQALFNGPPAARCSPVDQEFTGSSSSWSSTEDSPQTSASGQSSPHFSLPLKLRHKIHLGERDSRQNTPSPTDSGRSSRQDSSSVREDASSVSSDGDSTGSPSSVSLASTDRKHRSQPRSSHKAPPHERNLLQAENSMLRGELQKLASEVANLRKLMLCNRKQTELGDQRPTEKNNFECQDNDNDQL
- the LOC143248676 gene encoding uncharacterized protein LOC143248676 isoform X1, with translation MDRTMISFYSGERLGFDTIMMLTENEPLSKQPRLQEPPPPLLQGEPPPGTVPDSSPGNFSSQNDPWTQQLNGPVDLTAHLKPQDIFPMRKQREFIPDFKKDYNYWDRRRRNNEAAKRSRQKRRLNDLVLETKVLELTKENAILRAELGAIRDKYDISSQPMVSPDQVQLPHPSVCPDQHGRRSNLVSNIIPSICPTIGNNTSLYTHVQSTSSSTSSLMSASGQLCPHSSTAIQARQVPVMMVSNSDSDYSTNSDISLSSLQPSTNTGMKIGRCQTLEQALFNGPPAARCSPVDQEFTGSSSSWSSTEDSPQTSASGQSSPHFSLPLKLRHKIHLGERDSRQNTPSPTDSGRSSRQDSSSVREDASSVSSDGDSTGSPSSVSLASTDRKHRSQPRSSHKAPPHERNLLQAENSMLRGELQKLASEVANLRKLMLCNRKQTELGDQRPTEKNNFECQDNDNDQL